CCGTCGAGCACAGCGTGGAGAAGATGTTGCTGTAGCTGCGCGCGTGCACCGACTCCATGAACGCGATGTTGGTGTAGACGGCTTCCTCATGCGGGGTCAGCGCGTCGGGGATCAGGCTGACCGCGCCGACGGTGCCCTGGATCGTGTCGAGCAGCGTCAGACCGGTGAACACCCGCATCGTCAGCTGCTTCTCGCTGTCGTTGAGCGTGTTCCACGACGGGATGTCGTTGGACACCGGCACCTTCTCCGGCAACCAGAAGTTGCCCGTCAGCCGGTCCCAGACCTCGGCGTCCTTCTCGTCTTGGAGACGGTTCCAGTTGATCGCCGAGACGCGGTCGATCAGCTTCATGCCATCACTCACGAGAACCCCATTTCACCTGGCTTTTTGTCTGGCGCCGCGGCATCTCTGCGCGACGCCTCCAACACTACAACTGGTGTCGGACATCCCAGCGCTATACGAGATGTTGTGTCTGGCGTGTCGCGTCGATGTCGCAAATCACCGCCGGTAGAAGCCCATGCCCCGGTGGTGTAACTCGTCGGCGGTCACCCACATCCCGACCTAGGCGTGGGCCGCCGGCGCCGCGACGCTGACCCTGGTCATCAGCTCGTCGAGCGCCACCAGGTCGAGGTAGGCCGTCACGCGGGCCACCTGTTCGTCGCGCATGGTCATCACCCAGGCGTAGTCGTTGACGTACGGCACACCGTCACGCGCGGTCGCGGTTCCGCGCCACCGTGCCACCACGACATCGCCCTCGGTGATCAGCTCTCGGACCTCGGCCCGGATCTGGCCCTCGAGGCGAGACACGATGGGCGCGACCGCTTCTCGCAGGAATTGAGATCGGCTGGTGTAGGTCGTCGGATCGGCGGCCCGCGCCACGGTCCACTGGACGTCGTCGGCGAGGATCGCGTAGAAGCCGTGTTCGTCGCCGACGCCACGTGCGAATGCGTCATGCACCACGTCGGCATTGCGCTGTTCCTGCGCGCTGCGAACCGGGCCCTCGGCGTTGCCGGTCGCGCAGCCCGTCGTCACGGCAGCGAACAGCGCGTCAGAGGATCAACGTCGTCGCGCGCAACAGGTGAGGATTCATGGAACCGACGCTAGGAGCGCCGGCGCGAGCCTGGGAGGTTGCGGCTCTCCCAGGATCACCGCACCCGGCTAGCTAC
The window above is part of the Mycolicibacterium rutilum genome. Proteins encoded here:
- a CDS encoding nuclear transport factor 2 family protein — encoded protein: MTTGCATGNAEGPVRSAQEQRNADVVHDAFARGVGDEHGFYAILADDVQWTVARAADPTTYTSRSQFLREAVAPIVSRLEGQIRAEVRELITEGDVVVARWRGTATARDGVPYVNDYAWVMTMRDEQVARVTAYLDLVALDELMTRVSVAAPAAHA